Proteins co-encoded in one Nitrospinota bacterium genomic window:
- the rsfS gene encoding ribosome silencing factor has translation MSKLTTREKVKLKLCYNAVVDKKAIDVRVLDLRGISSIADFFMICEGSSSRQVDAISDSVEKALRDNGMKQFHVEGKGQGTWVLMDCKDIIIHVFQSDVRKFYALENLWVDAGTLEAEEIESWKVN, from the coding sequence ATGAGCAAACTCACAACAAGGGAAAAAGTAAAGCTGAAATTATGTTACAATGCTGTTGTAGACAAGAAGGCAATTGATGTCCGGGTGCTTGATTTGCGCGGGATATCCTCGATAGCCGATTTTTTCATGATCTGCGAGGGATCTTCGTCGCGGCAGGTGGATGCCATTTCGGATAGCGTTGAAAAGGCTTTGCGCGACAACGGAATGAAGCAGTTTCATGTGGAAGGAAAAGGGCAGGGGACATGGGTACTGATGGATTGCAAGGATATTATTATCCATGTGTTCCAGTCGGATGTGCGCAAATTTTATGCTCTGGAAAATCTTTGGGTAGACGCAGGAACGCTTGAGGCGGAAGAGATAGAATCTTGGAAGGTGAATTAA
- the nadD gene encoding nicotinate-nucleotide adenylyltransferase — MKIGLIGGMFDPPHIGHLSCAQQAVQRFGLEKVFFVPSLVPPHKTEIHASAEERYEMLKIATRGNPLFEVSRTEIDRRGTEASYSIDTIREFRERTGGDLYFIIGTDAFSEIHTWRSAGELFQLCNFIVTGRPGWDTKTVVDKAATDLARFGVGIVREEGAYSADADVYLIAETGYRIFFYSTLLLDVSSTIIREILSAGGSIKYIVPEDVEQFIIDKGIYIKAGK; from the coding sequence TTGAAGATAGGTCTCATCGGGGGTATGTTTGATCCCCCGCACATCGGGCATCTAAGCTGCGCGCAACAGGCTGTGCAAAGGTTTGGCCTGGAAAAGGTTTTTTTCGTCCCTTCTCTTGTTCCACCGCATAAGACGGAGATACATGCCTCCGCCGAAGAGAGATATGAAATGCTCAAGATCGCGACCAGGGGGAATCCGTTATTCGAGGTTTCAAGGACGGAGATTGACAGGAGAGGGACGGAAGCGAGCTACTCAATTGACACCATAAGAGAATTCAGGGAGAGAACCGGGGGGGACCTTTATTTCATAATCGGCACCGACGCGTTTTCTGAGATACATACATGGAGGTCAGCCGGGGAGCTTTTCCAATTATGTAATTTTATTGTCACCGGCAGGCCGGGATGGGATACTAAAACAGTGGTCGATAAAGCGGCAACAGACTTGGCGCGCTTTGGAGTCGGTATTGTAAGGGAAGAAGGCGCATATAGCGCCGATGCGGATGTGTATTTAATTGCGGAAACGGGATACAGGATATTTTTTTACTCAACTCTCCTTTTGGACGTATCGTCGACGATAATACGCGAGATCCTTTCAGCAGGGGGCTCAATAAAATATATCGTGCCGGAAGATGTTGAACAATTTATTATTGACAAAGGTATTTATATTAAGGCAGGTAAATGA
- the hisS gene encoding histidine--tRNA ligase: MAIKAVKGVKDILPDSIGKWREAERRMREIFARFGFREIVLPIFEKSEVFIKSVGETTDIVQKEMYTFEDRGGDSLTLRPEGTASAVRAYIEHSMYHPKGTVTPLFYFGPMFRRERPQAGRFRQFFQVGAELFGPDEPYSDAMIIQMLTLIIESVGITDQTLLLNSLGCSDCRPKFKSALVAFLKERKGSLCELCQERYEGNPLRVLDCKNEGCGKIVESAPTINEHLCPACVEHFDGVKEHLAVLNINYELRPKMVRGLDYYNRTVFEVIGKGLGAQNSVAGGGRYDSLVKDSGGPDIPAIGFAIGIERLLESAGDGIETKEAPPDISLILLGDPARKEGFRLAGELRKSGLIVDFPYRDSGMKNQMSRANKMGAKFAMIIGEDEISKGICILKNLSSGEQSEQPLEGVVGHSSFLICG; the protein is encoded by the coding sequence ATGGCTATAAAAGCGGTTAAAGGGGTGAAGGATATCCTCCCCGATTCAATTGGAAAATGGAGAGAGGCCGAAAGGCGGATGCGAGAGATCTTCGCCCGGTTCGGGTTCCGCGAGATAGTTCTCCCAATCTTTGAGAAGAGCGAGGTATTCATAAAGAGCGTCGGCGAAACGACCGACATCGTGCAAAAGGAGATGTACACTTTTGAGGATCGCGGAGGTGATTCGCTTACCCTACGCCCAGAAGGGACCGCTTCCGCAGTCCGCGCATACATAGAACATTCGATGTACCACCCGAAAGGGACGGTTACCCCGCTTTTCTACTTCGGCCCGATGTTCAGAAGGGAGAGGCCGCAGGCGGGACGGTTCCGCCAGTTCTTCCAGGTCGGCGCGGAGCTGTTCGGCCCGGACGAGCCATACTCCGACGCAATGATCATCCAGATGCTTACTCTGATAATCGAATCGGTCGGGATAACGGACCAGACGCTCCTCCTGAACTCACTTGGATGTAGCGACTGCAGGCCCAAATTCAAGAGCGCGCTTGTAGCTTTCCTCAAAGAGAGGAAGGGATCGCTCTGCGAACTCTGCCAGGAAAGGTACGAGGGGAATCCACTACGCGTCCTTGACTGCAAGAACGAAGGGTGCGGAAAAATTGTGGAATCCGCCCCGACTATAAACGAACATCTCTGCCCGGCATGCGTGGAACATTTCGACGGAGTGAAGGAACATCTCGCGGTTCTAAACATCAATTACGAACTCCGTCCCAAAATGGTGCGGGGTCTCGATTACTACAACAGGACGGTTTTTGAAGTTATCGGCAAGGGGCTTGGTGCGCAGAACTCCGTGGCAGGCGGCGGGAGATACGATTCGCTTGTAAAGGATTCCGGCGGGCCGGACATACCCGCCATCGGATTTGCTATCGGTATCGAACGTCTTCTGGAGTCCGCCGGTGACGGTATCGAAACGAAGGAAGCTCCCCCCGACATTTCGTTGATACTCCTTGGCGACCCCGCAAGGAAGGAAGGCTTCAGGCTTGCCGGCGAACTGCGCAAGTCGGGCCTTATCGTCGATTTCCCATACAGGGATTCCGGCATGAAAAACCAGATGAGCAGGGCAAATAAAATGGGGGCAAAATTCGCCATGATCATTGGAGAAGACGAGATATCCAAGGGGATCTGTATTCTTAAAAATCTTTCTTCAGGCGAACAGAGCGAACAGCCGCTTGAGGGCGTGGTGGGTCATTCTTCCTTCCTTATCTGCGGCTGA
- a CDS encoding tetratricopeptide repeat protein: MAFRLLTPLLLAFSFFLYLGYLNPSNLSFAYAPDKTINLPFVVVLLIAFFSGALSFAIFNAFFYIGQYLDLLSERYSLFRKGRSERKVRDAIEKMEGGRNAKALKSVEKALAIDPGNFEALMLKGNILRDEGKFKDAVEIHSLALAQRPKDKEAIIQLNRDYAKARRPDAAYRILERARVLHPDDTEIMENMRDLAETMGDLKRSIVLQKETIKRLKNKEATAKGQEVLATLHCKHALELLRKRDSVKAEDELVMAGRVSPGFLPAAVLLANIAVESSRPDDAEKLLRREFKRTHSIALLRKLETVFMNEGMKENAVDLYRWAMGNMGETPASKRLLIFLAMAQIKSGDHIGADGTLNRASKEFESAAIYNLARGVVEISLLPETDKSEKVYVVYERFKKALHAEWDSYLRYICGSCGWNDGEYFIYCPKCRTWNSAVPKVDGQDF; this comes from the coding sequence ATGGCTTTTCGCCTGTTAACGCCGCTATTGCTGGCATTTTCGTTTTTCCTTTATCTGGGATACCTGAATCCTTCCAACCTTTCATTTGCATATGCTCCCGACAAAACCATAAATCTTCCGTTTGTCGTTGTGCTCCTTATCGCTTTTTTCAGCGGAGCACTCAGCTTCGCGATCTTCAATGCCTTTTTCTATATCGGGCAGTATCTGGATTTATTGTCAGAACGGTACAGCCTGTTCAGGAAAGGGAGGAGCGAAAGGAAGGTTCGCGACGCTATCGAGAAAATGGAGGGGGGCAGAAACGCCAAAGCGCTGAAATCGGTTGAAAAGGCGCTTGCGATAGATCCGGGGAATTTCGAAGCTCTCATGCTGAAAGGGAATATCCTCAGGGACGAGGGGAAGTTCAAGGATGCGGTAGAAATCCATTCGCTCGCCCTGGCTCAAAGGCCAAAGGACAAGGAGGCGATAATCCAGCTGAACAGGGATTACGCAAAGGCCCGGCGTCCCGACGCGGCATACAGGATACTGGAGCGCGCACGGGTTCTCCATCCAGACGATACAGAGATTATGGAGAATATGCGGGATCTTGCCGAAACAATGGGCGACCTGAAGCGCTCGATAGTTCTTCAAAAGGAGACCATTAAAAGATTAAAGAATAAGGAAGCCACTGCCAAAGGGCAGGAGGTTCTTGCCACCCTACATTGCAAGCATGCGCTTGAGCTTTTAAGGAAAAGGGATTCCGTGAAGGCGGAAGATGAATTGGTTATGGCAGGAAGGGTATCTCCCGGATTTCTCCCGGCGGCCGTATTGCTTGCCAACATTGCCGTCGAAAGCTCCAGGCCGGACGACGCCGAAAAGCTTTTGCGCAGGGAATTCAAGCGAACCCACTCCATTGCTCTTCTCAGGAAGCTTGAAACGGTTTTCATGAATGAGGGGATGAAGGAAAACGCAGTGGATCTTTACAGATGGGCGATGGGGAATATGGGTGAGACCCCCGCATCCAAGAGGCTCCTGATATTCCTTGCCATGGCGCAGATAAAGAGCGGCGATCATATCGGGGCCGACGGCACATTGAACAGGGCAAGCAAGGAATTTGAATCAGCCGCTATTTACAATCTCGCCCGGGGGGTTGTTGAAATCAGCCTCTTGCCGGAAACGGACAAGTCAGAAAAAGTTTATGTCGTTTATGAGCGGTTTAAAAAGGCACTTCATGCGGAGTGGGATTCCTATCTTCGCTATATTTGCGGCAGTTGCGGATGGAACGACGGGGAGTACTTTATCTACTGCCCAAAATGCCGCACCTGGAACAGCGCAGTTCCAAAGGTTGACGGGCAGGACTTTTAA
- a CDS encoding TraR/DksA family transcriptional regulator: MTRQELESLKNRLINLRNDLIEGVDKLNKHSNDEFQGEVPDVNDEATRTYSRQVLLSKGEVDRQQLKLVEEALDLIAHDETEYGICIDCEEEIPFQRLEAAPYVKRCVDCKTMYEERLKLEL; this comes from the coding sequence ATGACAAGACAGGAATTGGAATCACTTAAAAACAGGCTTATAAACCTGCGGAACGATCTTATTGAAGGCGTTGACAAACTTAACAAACACTCCAATGATGAATTCCAGGGTGAAGTCCCTGATGTAAACGACGAAGCCACCCGCACATACAGCAGACAGGTATTGCTTTCGAAGGGGGAGGTCGACCGCCAGCAGCTGAAGCTTGTAGAAGAGGCGCTTGATCTTATCGCGCACGACGAAACTGAATACGGCATCTGCATCGACTGCGAGGAAGAGATCCCCTTTCAGCGCCTTGAGGCGGCGCCGTATGTGAAAAGATGTGTTGACTGCAAGACTATGTACGAGGAGAGGCTCAAATTAGAACTGTAA
- the rpmI gene encoding 50S ribosomal protein L35, whose translation MPKLKTSRGAAKRFSLTGSGKVKRKKAYLRHILTNKATKAKRNLRQGAIVAAVDQARVKRLIPYL comes from the coding sequence GTGCCAAAATTAAAGACAAGCAGAGGGGCCGCGAAGAGGTTTTCTCTTACAGGTTCCGGCAAAGTAAAAAGGAAAAAGGCCTACCTGCGACATATACTTACGAACAAGGCGACTAAGGCGAAAAGGAATCTGCGCCAGGGTGCTATTGTCGCGGCTGTTGACCAAGCCCGCGTAAAACGTTTGATTCCGTATTTATAA
- the pheS gene encoding phenylalanine--tRNA ligase subunit alpha — MKLDTLDKPADEKELNDLRVKYLGKKGEVTLLSQKMRDLSNSEKPEAGKLLSDIRNHLETFISKNAQRIKQEKIQREIKSEFFDVTLPGVEVPFGTRHPISAVMEEIIDIFVSLGFQVEEGPELESDYYNFEALNFPPEHPARDMQDTFHVEGYDLLLRTHTSPVQIRSMEKYPPPLAVIAPGKVYRCDADVTHSPMFHQIEGFAIDENITFGDLKGTLNTFIHRLYGPDTKTRFRPSFFPFTEPSAEMDVSCVICGGKGCRVCKQTGWLEILGCGMIHPNVLRMAKIDPEKWPGFAFGMGLERVAMLKHGIADIRLLFDNDIRFLRQFR; from the coding sequence GTGAAGCTCGACACCCTCGACAAACCCGCTGACGAAAAAGAGCTTAACGACCTTCGCGTAAAATATCTCGGCAAAAAGGGGGAGGTTACTCTCCTCTCCCAGAAAATGAGGGATCTCTCCAACAGCGAGAAGCCCGAAGCGGGCAAACTCCTAAGCGACATTCGCAACCACCTCGAAACCTTTATTTCGAAAAACGCCCAGAGGATCAAACAGGAAAAGATCCAGCGGGAGATCAAATCAGAATTCTTCGATGTAACCCTCCCAGGAGTGGAAGTCCCTTTCGGCACCAGGCATCCGATAAGCGCCGTGATGGAGGAAATTATCGATATCTTCGTGAGTCTCGGATTCCAGGTGGAAGAGGGGCCGGAGCTTGAAAGCGACTACTACAACTTTGAGGCGCTTAACTTCCCGCCGGAACACCCCGCGCGCGACATGCAGGATACCTTTCACGTTGAAGGTTATGACCTCCTCCTCCGCACACACACATCCCCCGTGCAGATAAGGTCGATGGAAAAATACCCGCCCCCCCTGGCCGTTATCGCGCCGGGTAAGGTTTACAGATGCGACGCGGATGTAACCCATTCACCGATGTTCCACCAGATCGAAGGGTTCGCCATTGACGAAAACATAACCTTCGGCGACCTCAAGGGGACGCTGAACACATTCATACACCGCCTGTACGGTCCCGATACCAAAACCAGGTTCCGCCCCTCGTTTTTCCCGTTCACGGAGCCGTCAGCCGAGATGGACGTTTCATGCGTGATATGCGGGGGGAAAGGATGCCGCGTCTGCAAGCAAACAGGGTGGCTGGAGATCCTCGGGTGCGGGATGATACACCCAAACGTTCTTCGCATGGCGAAGATCGACCCGGAAAAGTGGCCGGGATTCGCCTTTGGAATGGGGCTTGAGCGCGTAGCAATGCTGAAACACGGCATCGCCGATATAAGGCTCCTCTTTGATAACGACATCAGATTTTTGCGGCAGTTCAGGTAG
- a CDS encoding epoxyqueuosine reductase QueH: MDNNEEMIESKSENRHRDKFLLHLCCAPCSPHPILKLKEEFDLHLYFYNPNIHPESEYQMRLEEVEKLARLEDLPLHLGEYRSEAWFNMTKGLENEPERGARCRLCILDRLEYTARKAGELGIHRFGSALTTSPHKDSVMINEAGKHAALELVLFGYDIAFYEADFKKDDGFKISSELSKKYGFIRQDYCGCTYSRTEREKSKASAKMKKKAKTPTIDQGTVKPTVNPA; this comes from the coding sequence ATGGATAACAATGAAGAAATGATTGAATCTAAAAGTGAAAACAGGCATAGGGACAAGTTTCTTCTGCACCTCTGCTGTGCTCCATGCTCCCCGCATCCAATATTGAAACTGAAAGAAGAGTTTGACCTGCACCTCTACTTTTACAATCCCAACATACACCCCGAATCTGAATACCAAATGCGTCTCGAAGAGGTGGAAAAGCTCGCCCGACTGGAAGATCTGCCGCTTCATTTGGGGGAGTACCGAAGCGAAGCGTGGTTCAACATGACCAAAGGCCTTGAAAATGAGCCTGAAAGGGGGGCCAGATGCCGACTTTGCATACTCGACAGGCTCGAATACACCGCCAGAAAAGCGGGTGAACTCGGCATACACCGCTTTGGATCGGCCCTTACCACTTCGCCACACAAGGACTCGGTCATGATAAATGAGGCGGGCAAACATGCCGCCCTTGAGCTTGTTCTGTTCGGATACGATATCGCGTTTTACGAAGCAGATTTCAAAAAGGATGACGGCTTTAAGATCTCATCGGAATTGAGTAAAAAATACGGCTTCATCAGGCAGGACTACTGCGGGTGCACATATTCCCGGACCGAAAGGGAAAAGAGCAAGGCAAGCGCCAAGATGAAAAAAAAAGCAAAGACCCCAACGATAGATCAGGGGACGGTCAAGCCGACAGTTAATCCCGCTTGA
- a CDS encoding MFS transporter: protein MYPVIRSVFSLYLVTGILASGNGLLGTIIGIRASEENFSIQVIGLIMGCYFLGFVSGVFIWPGIIRRVGYIRAFAVIATSASIVAILYILVLNPFAWGVLRVLSGFCAVGWHIIIESWLNVESPKSYRGKVLSVYTSISMLSIAVGQFLITFGDISNFENFGLASILLSLSLIPIAMTTLSEPAHISIPKPDIPRMVSSVPLGIAGAIVAGLIGGAFWGMGPVFAYSIKMPPVEVAMFMCVTAIGGGVFQWPIGKLSDRFDRRKLIFFICIFGAFFTVMSYFVLHIWVKALFFLAFFWGGPVFSVYALSIAHVTDYLEPHEVLGATGTMLFANGFGAGIGPVVAGILMQNFGSSALFAMIAFLLVLLGLYSLYRVTRRLPVPPERRAEYIPLVRTSQVALEMDPRANPDGK, encoded by the coding sequence ATGTATCCGGTTATTAGATCGGTTTTCTCCCTCTACCTGGTCACCGGCATATTGGCAAGCGGGAACGGTCTTCTCGGCACCATTATCGGCATCCGCGCCAGTGAAGAGAATTTTTCGATTCAGGTGATAGGCCTGATAATGGGCTGTTACTTTCTTGGGTTTGTATCAGGCGTTTTCATCTGGCCCGGAATTATCCGGCGGGTCGGCTATATACGCGCCTTTGCGGTAATCGCCACCTCCGCCTCAATTGTCGCAATACTTTATATTTTGGTGCTGAATCCGTTCGCATGGGGGGTATTAAGGGTGCTGTCCGGATTCTGCGCAGTCGGGTGGCACATCATTATCGAAAGCTGGCTGAACGTTGAATCGCCCAAAAGCTACCGTGGCAAAGTGCTGAGCGTCTACACTTCAATATCGATGCTTTCGATTGCCGTCGGGCAGTTCCTGATTACATTCGGCGATATCAGCAATTTCGAGAATTTCGGCCTCGCTTCGATCTTGCTGTCCCTCTCCCTCATTCCGATTGCGATGACAACGCTTAGCGAACCGGCGCATATAAGTATTCCTAAGCCTGATATTCCCCGTATGGTTTCGTCGGTCCCGCTCGGGATAGCCGGGGCCATTGTAGCAGGCCTGATAGGTGGGGCGTTCTGGGGCATGGGGCCGGTGTTCGCATACAGCATCAAGATGCCGCCGGTGGAGGTTGCCATGTTCATGTGTGTAACCGCTATCGGAGGGGGGGTGTTCCAATGGCCTATAGGGAAGCTGTCGGACAGGTTTGACCGGAGGAAGCTGATATTTTTCATTTGTATTTTCGGCGCCTTCTTTACGGTAATGTCGTATTTCGTTTTGCATATTTGGGTAAAGGCGCTCTTCTTTCTGGCCTTTTTCTGGGGCGGCCCGGTGTTTTCCGTGTATGCGTTAAGTATCGCGCATGTGACCGATTACCTTGAGCCGCATGAGGTGCTTGGGGCGACCGGAACGATGCTCTTTGCAAACGGGTTCGGAGCCGGGATCGGTCCGGTCGTAGCGGGGATACTCATGCAGAATTTCGGCTCAAGCGCGCTATTCGCCATGATAGCTTTTCTCCTTGTTCTGCTGGGACTCTATTCGCTTTATCGCGTTACGAGGCGGCTACCGGTACCGCCGGAGAGGAGAGCGGAGTATATTCCGCTGGTGCGGACATCCCAGGTCGCGCTGGAGATGGATCCGCGCGCCAATCCCGACGGCAAGTAG
- a CDS encoding cell division protein ZapA, with protein MAEITIKIHGRDYKINSFKDEEYTRKLATYCDEMMKSVEKGAGSTDYLNLTVLTMLQMAHNYFEMERKSEDSTETWDPEFAKVIASIKNTEKELSKLDTKTAKVR; from the coding sequence ATGGCCGAAATAACGATCAAGATACATGGCCGGGACTACAAGATAAACAGTTTCAAGGACGAGGAGTACACCAGGAAACTCGCAACATATTGCGACGAGATGATGAAAAGCGTAGAAAAGGGGGCAGGCTCCACCGATTACCTCAATCTCACCGTGCTGACCATGCTCCAGATGGCGCACAATTATTTTGAAATGGAAAGAAAATCGGAAGACAGCACCGAAACATGGGATCCGGAGTTCGCGAAAGTCATCGCCTCAATAAAGAATACCGAAAAGGAACTCTCCAAACTCGATACAAAAACCGCGAAAGTCAGATAG
- the pheT gene encoding phenylalanine--tRNA ligase subunit beta, with the protein MLTSYLWLKDWIDHNLAPQELADALTSLGLETRVIDDRRGKFANIVVGKVLSRKPHPDADKLSATEVDAGDGRKLSIVCGAPNVAEGQSVAVALVGAVLPDGLKIEKRKLRGVLSEGMICSERELALSDESDGILVLEGAPKPGTPINEFLEVEDAILEIDLTPDRGDCLSLLGVAREIAALTGNKIKIPLDELPKGKPVEGLKVEIKNEANSPRYTASGINGVKVAPSPLRIRRRLNAVGIRPINNIVDATNYIMMETGHPLHAFDRRDIAKGSIIVRNANEGEKFETLDGRKHTLNGKDLLIADAERGIALAGIMGGLNSEIKGDTSDVILEAAFFNPVSTRVTSRRLGLSTDSSYRFERGVNPDSVPFANARATAMICELGGGKASGYTDICAVKNEPRSVRVRTERINSILGVALKESEISSLFKRLAFDFESKGSEFTVKIPPFRHDISEEADFIEEVARLYGYDNIKATSPRLSQHDADGHSGYRDRRELNRLLSASGLHETINYSFINSEWRKSFFGADDPGKREPILLKNPINADWAELRTSLLPGLMNRAAFNIRHGEENVSIYETGAVFHPGDKGAVSEEFLCSGVMTAGSAGTEEIFGTNVPRDFFRLKGIIENVIGTSRGERPVFKRPSKPRGWLYDHRQLDIIFAGKTIGFMGQVHTLSSEPFEIDLDICCFEFSVNGLLELPVKETKTRNLARFPGIKRDIALVVDEKEEVGGIVGTILETDSDRIKSCRLFDLYRGKQVEEGKKSLAFRLLFVDESATLTDEAGDKIVQEIMERLKEKHNAELRG; encoded by the coding sequence ATGCTTACAAGTTATCTCTGGCTTAAAGACTGGATAGACCATAACCTCGCTCCCCAGGAGCTTGCGGACGCCCTCACCTCGCTTGGACTTGAAACTAGGGTTATCGACGACAGGCGGGGAAAGTTCGCCAACATCGTCGTCGGAAAAGTGCTCTCGCGCAAACCGCACCCGGACGCGGATAAACTTAGCGCGACGGAAGTCGACGCGGGAGACGGAAGAAAACTCTCTATCGTATGTGGCGCGCCAAATGTCGCCGAGGGGCAGAGCGTAGCTGTCGCCCTGGTGGGGGCGGTACTCCCCGACGGCCTCAAAATAGAGAAAAGAAAACTTCGCGGAGTGCTCTCCGAAGGGATGATATGCAGTGAACGGGAACTCGCCCTTTCGGATGAATCCGACGGCATACTCGTGCTGGAAGGGGCTCCGAAACCGGGAACCCCAATAAACGAGTTCCTTGAAGTAGAGGATGCCATACTTGAGATAGACCTTACCCCCGATAGAGGCGACTGCCTCAGCCTTCTCGGGGTAGCAAGGGAGATAGCCGCCCTTACGGGAAACAAAATAAAGATCCCTCTCGACGAACTTCCGAAGGGAAAACCGGTCGAGGGCTTGAAGGTCGAGATAAAAAACGAAGCTAACTCCCCCCGCTATACCGCAAGCGGAATAAACGGCGTGAAGGTAGCCCCCTCCCCTCTCAGGATAAGGAGGCGGCTGAATGCCGTCGGCATCAGGCCGATAAACAACATAGTTGACGCTACGAACTACATAATGATGGAGACGGGGCACCCGCTCCACGCCTTCGACAGACGCGATATCGCCAAAGGCTCCATCATCGTGAGGAACGCAAACGAAGGGGAAAAATTCGAGACACTCGACGGGAGAAAACATACCCTGAACGGCAAAGACCTCCTGATAGCCGACGCCGAAAGAGGGATCGCCCTGGCGGGGATCATGGGTGGGCTCAACTCCGAGATAAAGGGAGACACAAGCGATGTGATCCTTGAAGCGGCGTTCTTCAACCCGGTCTCAACAAGGGTAACGTCAAGGCGGCTTGGTCTCTCCACCGATTCCTCCTACCGGTTTGAGAGAGGCGTAAATCCCGATTCCGTCCCATTTGCCAACGCGCGCGCCACGGCAATGATATGCGAACTCGGAGGAGGAAAAGCATCGGGATATACCGATATCTGTGCCGTAAAGAACGAGCCGAGATCGGTGCGTGTGCGGACCGAGAGGATAAACTCCATCCTCGGCGTAGCGCTGAAGGAGAGCGAGATATCCAGCCTCTTCAAAAGGCTCGCTTTCGATTTCGAATCGAAGGGGAGTGAATTCACGGTGAAAATACCACCCTTCCGCCACGACATTTCGGAGGAGGCTGATTTTATCGAGGAGGTCGCCCGGCTCTACGGGTACGACAATATAAAAGCTACCTCGCCCCGCCTCTCACAGCATGACGCGGACGGACACAGCGGATACCGCGACCGAAGGGAACTCAACAGGCTCCTCTCGGCCTCCGGTCTTCACGAGACGATAAACTACTCCTTTATAAACAGCGAGTGGAGAAAGAGCTTTTTCGGCGCGGATGACCCCGGAAAACGGGAACCTATCCTGCTGAAAAATCCGATTAACGCCGACTGGGCCGAACTGCGAACATCGCTTCTTCCCGGCCTTATGAACCGCGCCGCTTTCAATATCCGGCATGGAGAGGAGAACGTATCCATATATGAAACCGGCGCAGTTTTTCATCCTGGGGATAAGGGCGCCGTATCGGAGGAGTTCCTCTGCTCCGGCGTAATGACAGCGGGCTCTGCCGGTACCGAAGAGATATTCGGCACAAATGTTCCGCGGGATTTCTTCAGGCTCAAGGGGATAATAGAGAATGTCATAGGAACCTCCAGGGGAGAACGTCCGGTTTTTAAAAGACCATCAAAACCGAGAGGCTGGCTGTACGATCACAGGCAGCTCGATATCATCTTCGCGGGAAAAACGATAGGGTTCATGGGGCAGGTGCACACCCTCTCCAGTGAACCGTTTGAGATCGATCTTGATATCTGCTGTTTTGAATTTTCTGTCAATGGTCTGCTAGAATTGCCTGTAAAGGAAACTAAGACCAGAAACCTTGCAAGGTTCCCCGGCATAAAGCGGGACATCGCGCTGGTTGTAGATGAGAAAGAAGAGGTCGGCGGTATAGTGGGGACTATCCTCGAAACGGACAGTGACAGGATCAAGTCCTGCAGGCTCTTTGACCTGTATAGAGGCAAGCAGGTAGAGGAAGGGAAAAAATCACTCGCCTTTCGCCTCCTTTTCGTCGACGAATCGGCTACACTTACGGATGAAGCTGGGGATAAAATAGTGCAGGAGATCATGGAAAGACTTAAAGAGAAGCATAACGCCGAACTTAGGGGATAA
- the rplT gene encoding 50S ribosomal protein L20, producing MPRATNGPATRRRRKKILKLARGYYSARRASYRKAHETVTRALKYAFRDRRVKKRDFRKLWIVRINAAVRQQGLSYSQFIYGLKKAGVELDRKMLADLAVHEEAVFNELVAKAKESLKQAA from the coding sequence ATGCCAAGAGCTACCAACGGACCGGCAACGCGCCGCAGAAGAAAAAAGATATTAAAGCTTGCCAGGGGATACTACAGCGCAAGACGAGCCTCATACAGGAAGGCCCACGAAACCGTCACCAGGGCGCTTAAGTACGCTTTCCGCGACAGGCGTGTAAAGAAGAGGGATTTCCGCAAACTTTGGATCGTCAGGATAAACGCCGCCGTAAGACAGCAAGGCCTTTCCTACAGCCAATTTATTTATGGCCTTAAAAAAGCGGGCGTAGAGTTGGACAGGAAGATGCTTGCCGACCTAGCCGTTCACGAGGAAGCGGTATTCAATGAGCTCGTTGCCAAGGCCAAGGAAAGTCTTAAGCAGGCTGCCTAA